Genomic window (Leishmania braziliensis MHOM/BR/75/M2904 contig, possible fusion of chromosomes 20 and 34):
GGTTGTCAATGAAGAGCGCCGCCGGCGCAAGTGAGCGCGCGGTGCTGAAGAGCTGTGCGATGTTCTTCTCGGAGTGTCCGACCTCCTTTTGAATGAGGGAGAGTCCGTCCACGGACATGACGTGGATGTGTCGCGCGtctggcagctgcagccgtcGCCTGAGACAGGAGAGGAGCGCTGTCTTGCCGGAGCCGCTGGGCCCGCAGAGAAGGACACCCGTCGCGCAGGGAATCGCCAGTTCgcgcaagagaagaagatgcGTCAGCGGCCACACTatcagctcctccaccgtgcATATTGCCTCCTCGATACCGTAGAGGCGGCTGTACACGTCAAACGGCGGAGGTTCTGGACGCCGTGCAACCATCGCGGTAGTTGAAGTGGCAGGTACACCACCCTGCACCTCTTGCACTTCCacgcctcttttctgttgctCGTGTGGGCGCATACTTAGGCCTGAGGCGCCATCGCTCACCTTCTCGGTAGGAACAGGGATGGAGGGAAGCATAAGGACAAGATCCGCATCGCGCAGTCGCACAAGTTGATCCACCGTCCAGTGAGCAGTGCTTTCGGCCACTGAAACGGCGGCCGTGTGACATACGGCTTGCGGCAGCGACAAGGCCAATGGCAGGCGCGTCACGCGGCGCGTCAGGTAGGCGGTGCGGTCCTCAGCCGTGGTTGTAGCGAGCCGCTCGTATTGTGCTCCTACGCGCGCGAGCAGTGCCGGCGGTATGTCGCGCACATCCTCTGTGAAAGACCAAATGAGAGCCGGTACAGGACCGGCATGCAGTGCGTCtaggcacacgcacagctggTGCGTCACGCTGGCCACGAGAGAGTTTGCGTTTGCCTCCAACAGGTGCAGAGACTTCATAACGACAAGCAGACATGGGGAAATATGCACCGTGCTTAGCGACGAGGGCGGTGCTGTGCGAGAGAAAGTGGTAGCGGAGGCACACAACGGAGGtggccgcagcaccgcctccaccacctccaacGCCTCAAGCTCGGGGAGAGTCAGTGCCTCTGCCAGGTTGAGGCTACGAGCCTCCAGCACAAACACCTGCGTGCTTGATACCTGGACGACTGACGGTGTGGTGGTCTGCAGGAGacgcagcaggtgctgctgactTGGCGTGTCACCAGTGAACAGGAGCGACGACAGGGAGGTGGAAGAGATACCAGCCTGCTTGGGTGAACCACAGTCGCCGGCGAGGATTCCATCCATGGCCTGCGCTGCTCGGTTCAAATATTTAAGCGCCGTGGCGTGGGCCTGCTTGAGAGCGCGGTGAAGCAGCACATACTCTTCTTTCTGTTGGGCGCATCGTTGCATACGGGTCAGAAAGGCCGTACGTGAGCAGCAGTGTTGGCTCAGTATCTCACGAAGCGAGCGGTGCGTCAGGCGCACTCGCTCATCGAGAGTCAACTGACGTAAATCCAGAGCAGTCAAGAATGCGGTACCACTCCCATTCTCGCCACCGCGGTGTACACTGGCCAGTAACCCTAGCCCAGCCTCCACGCTTACTGGCAGGTACACGGGGCACCCTTGAAGCGGGTTCCAAACCTTAACAAATGGGAATCGGTCCGCGTTAATATCGTCGAGGCAGCCCCATTCAGCCGTTATCATGACGCTGCGGCCCAGACGTGAGAGGCCCAACGTGCGAATCGCGGCACCCTTTGACGTGCATGTGTCCTGCGTCCAGGGCATCGCTGCCTCCACGATGGCTGCCACAAATGACCGCTGGTCGTCAATCGGGTAGCGAGGCAAGTCGCCCATTGATGGCCACCAGAGTACGGGTGCCTCGAGCACCAATGCGTCGGTGAAGCCCGCCATGCCTTTATGTCGGTGGCGTGACCCACTCGTCGCCGAGTGGTAGGTGCGGGTGGCGGGATCCTTTCGCTGTCCACATGCGCGCACGTCAGAGGCATACAAAGGGCCTCGTGAAAGGAcggggcagagaagaggaagagtcCATTAGAGtatgaggaagagaggaagtgcccttgtgcgcgcgtgtgctcgACCCCGTGCATGGAGAAAAGCGCGACGCCGGCCGCTGGAGGGTTGTACACCACTCACTTTCCCTGAGGCAAATGCGTACGCTTCATCCCTGAAGCTCCAGTGGACGAAGGGGTGCGCTCGCGGGCGAGTCCTACGTCGGTGTGGTTGCCAAGGACGTAAGCCATGCTATAATGTTCGCAACAGAGAACACACAGGGGGAGGGCATCGTGGGGTTCGATTTGGCTGCTAATCACCAACCCACAAAGAGGATGTGTTTGTCCTTTCATACCAACGTGTCCACATCCCATCGCGAGCAAGTCAGCCAacagacgcacgcgcaaCCACAGTCCGCCTCTGCccctgctgcaccacacAAAAGCCAACCCGGGCTGTCCAGACCGAACCGCCTGCTGTCGAATCGGGCCGCGCGTCTAGCGGGCTCTTCTCGTCCGTCCTCCGCCCTTCCTCGcgtacgtgctgcgcgatcggcaCCAGACGGACTCCGGCGGACCGCACGCCTCAGTCCAAGCCGGCCAGGCTCAGGCCAGGGCCCTCGGAGGCCCTGTGCCCGGCCTGCATGGCATGCTTCGCCCTCCGTCGCTTCAAGCCACTGCATCCCACATGGTGGCCTGGCGACCTGACCCATCGGAGTCTGGGGGACTCGATGGTGTAGCTCGTGGCGCGCTCGCCATGCCTCCGGCATCTGTGCCTCCTCAGTGCACGCGGTCGGATGTAGGGGATGCCGCATActtcgcacgcacgcacttgGGGGGCTGATCGGTGTGGATTTCGCCGCACTTTTCTCGGCCATCCCTCGTGCCCCTCTGGCCTCTGGATGCCGTGCCTGGCTGCAATACGCCATGCCAGCTGGACTTGGCAGCGCGTGTGCACGGTGCTCGCACCATTGGATCTCGGGGAATGCTTCGGGGCGCAGTTTTGAGTTCGCATGTGGCAAGAGTATGGTTGGCCGCCAGCCATCACTGGCGGCACCGGGCCACATCTCTCCCCAAAGCGGACAGCGAGCTGGATCGCCCACTGGCCACTCAGAgccgtggtggcgatgcCCCAGTCACAGATGAAACGGTCGAGCGCCAGGGCGGCGTCCGGTGGCGTTTCTGTGTCCCTGTCGAGGTGTCTTCGCCGTTTGCACACGTCAAGCGCTTGATACTGAGCCCATCGTGCAGGATGGCCCCGGCCCGGTCGGGTCGTCCACTCGCGTCCCGCAGCGGGTGGTGCAAGCCGGTGCCCATTCCGATAACGTGAGGACTGCGTGCGACACCGCCTGGCACCTGATCGGGAGCCTCCCGCGCCACCAGGTCCCTCTCAGGTATGTaggaggtggtggggtgcATCCGTCCAGTAGGGCTACACCGCAGCAAAGCTAGACCGTCACTCCTCCAACCTCGTCCTTGGGCACGGGAGAGGGCCTAcacctgcgcgtgtgttctGATGTACGAGCACGGggacgccaccaccgcgcctcttttcccttgcAGCACCGCAATGCTGAAAACGTGGGAGACCCGATGCCTTACAGGCATGTGAGGCGAGGCGCGTCTCTTGCAGAATGCAGACTTGCATCGAGGATCCGTCACGGAGCCGGGCCAGCCAGCGCCGTTTGGTGTCGTTCAGTCCACCGCACTCCCACACTGCACGGAGTGCAGGGCAGGTCCAGGACTACGGTCGGCATCACCGCAACGCAGAAaaagcagagcagcagcaggcgggcGCGTCTATTCGCTAAACCGTTGACGCGGTGCGCAGTCTGCTGCACCAACCTTCATAATGGCTGTAACCCTCTTCAGCCCAGCGCCAGCCCCGGTCTTTCCGCAGACACCTGGTGTCTGCAACCGCACCCGAGGGAAGGCTGCAGGCCCGTGGCGTCTCCACTTTGTGTGGGGTGCTGGCCCCTGATAGCATGCTGAGTTGCCCCCCGTCACCAGTGAGAGGATGGGGGGGGCAatggggaaaagaagaaacgacTGATGAAGCAGTGCAGTGTCGAAtgggggtggcggtgcgcagCATGTATACGGCAGCCATTTGGTTACTGCTTGGGCACCCCACGTGCCTCCTCATTTCAGCGAGAGCAGTCCGCTCGTGCCGGAGGGTTTGGCGGAAGTACAGCACTCCTAAGccgggaagagaagaggagacgaAGCAGCGCATTTGAAGCGAAGGGAGATAGCGGAGGGCTGCCGTCACAACACCACTTTTATCTCTCTAGCGGTAGCAGCCGCACAATCCATCGAGCTGAGCACTGCTCTATATCCCCCGACGCAATCTCTGACTCTTGTGGCGTGAGACGGAGGCGCAACGTgaagggcggcagcagcgaatGTTCAGCGATGCAGAAGATCGTGAATCCAGCGACCCGGCTTGAGATCCACCGTTGCCGTCGCCACGaccatcgccgctgcggcgaccATGAGGCTCGTCCAGAGAACGCGACGCACGCGTACTGACTTGGCGGGACTGCGCCATTCTCGCGGCAGAAAGTGCCAGAGCAGCCGTAGTGCCGCATTACGAGTGCGCTGGTTGGACAGCAGGCCGAGATTTTTGACGTCGCCGTTAAGGAAGTTCTGTTCCTCCTGCTGTGCCGTGTGCCGATGCTGCGTGCAGTACTGCTCTGCCTGTTCCACGAGCGTGTTGAGGGTGTCCTCGTCTATACTGTTGAGTACGCTGCTGGGCAGCCGTGAGAGCTGGGCGTAGACGCGCGCCATGAGCATAATGCCATCGTCACTGACCTCTGTGGGAAACATGCTGATCCCCATCGCCTCCTTGGCGTCGTGGATCCATTCAAAGATTATCTCGCGCTGGCTTATGACGAGGGCGGCAGTGAAGTAGATAACAGCTGAACCCTCCACATCAACCATGAGGTAGTCAAATAGCCGCGCCAACACCTCTAGGTTTTCGATGTTGTGCACGTACCATGTAATCACCCAGGAGACAGCATAATGGGACTCTGGCCCCACCCTGCACCACTCCAGCGCTGTAGCCAAGGGGGGATCCACCTGCGCGATGATGGCGTGCGTGGCGTACAGCATCGCCTCGGAGTTCCTTAGCTGGTGAGCGCTGAATCGTTTCCAACGAGTCACCAGAAGCCTTTCGCACACCGACACCACCTCCTCACGCTCCATGTACGGACTCAGCACGTACATCATATAACCCATGAGCTCGTGCAAGCCCTGGTAGTAGAAGCGCTCTGGATTGTGGAGTAGGACGCGCAGGATCGTGTTTTTCaaccgccgccgttgctcaTTGCGCTCTGCCGAGTGCGGGTACAAAGTCCATAGCGAGCGCTCGACGTCCGCCTCCACTACACGCGGCTGGCAGTTATCGGGCAGGTGGTACCACGAGATGGGCCACAACACACTGCCAGAAAGGTTCTGCGCGGGCGTCACGTTGTGACTCGACACGCCGTCTTTAGTGAGTTCAAGAAAGTGAACGGCGTCGCTTTTCACGCGTCGCGAGAGCTGCGAGACCGCGCGCCGACGGACTTGCGCGAGCACTAGCGGACTCTCACCGCCAGTTCTACCGAAACCATCAGCAGCTTCCTCCATCTGCTCTGCTGAAGGCATTGGCCGTGGCGGGCTCAGCGAGGGATGTCTGTGGCGACGGGATGATGCTAGCACCGGGCTAAGAGCCTGGTCGGTGCCGACAGACGCGGAGCTgcgtgggagagaagagtcGTTGTTGACATCATCATCCTTGTCCCGCTTCACTTCCGACGCCCCGCTCGGGCTGCCTTTGCCGTCAACGTTGTCGTCTTCCATCTCCGCCATTGGACTGATGAATGAGTCCATGGAGTCGCTCATGTGCGTGTTCTCTCTGCTATGGCTGTCGCCGCCCTGGTTCGCCTGCAAGCGGGTTTCTTCCTGTAGCTGACGGATAATGCCATCACTGAGCTGTGGCACAGCGGCAACCGCCTTGCATCCCATGACGACATCACGCCACACCATTGCGCGCAGTTTCCCGTGCCGCTTCAGCCGTCCTGAGCGACACAGCATCGTGCAGTAACCTATGTACTCCGCTTCTGTCTGCTCAAGGCGACGACGCTCGAGAGAGTCTATGAGAAGTTCCTCATCTTTGAGAGACGAGGAGATCGAGGAGGCAGTGCTGGAGGTGGACATGGCGTCTAGGTGAAGTATCCTAGTGCTTGTGCGGCCGCGTATCTTTTGGGGCTGGGAGCCTCcaaggggtgggtgggaggtggaggaaggggagatgCACAAAGCACACAGGGTATGGTGAGGTGCGCTTTGTACGCCTGCAGAGCGAACCAAAAGGGAGACAACGAGAGATGGAACGTGGAAGGTACCTCTtgcgaagggggggggtaggtgaaggagagagatTGCACAGGTGTGCACTCACCTtccgtgtgcgcgtgcgtgcgagtACTTTTACGTATGGAAGTGTAGTATTCCAATGCAGTCGCACATGGGCCCTCCCCGAGCGAGTAGTATCGGTCAACGCGTGGAGTGGGCAGAGTGTGGAGGAGATATGGGGAAAAAGAGTGGAATACCACCTGGgagagtggaggagaggggtggctCTCAGTAAGAGCGGCCTCCAAGCAGGAAGGCCAGGAGAGTGACGCGAAGATCCTCTGCATGCGTGCGCTGgggcagcggagagagaaagaaggcgCGCATAtacgaaaaagagagaaaacgacaaAGCATCCACTCGCCAGCATGCACACGCTTCAGCACAAAACACGTAAAGACTCAggtaaagagagaagaagcggcgcGTGCCCACGTGGCGGTttgtgggagagagagggaaaggggcagTGACTCCACGACAGCACCAATTTCGCTGCCCCAAAACAGCGACAACCAGCGAAAGGAGTGCTAGGCCGAA
Coding sequences:
- a CDS encoding cell division cycle protein-like protein: MAGFTDALVLEAPVLWWPSMGDLPRYPIDDQRSFVAAIVEAAMPWTQDTCTSKGAAIRTLGLSRLGRSVMITAEWGCLDDINADRFPFVKVWNPLQGCPVYLPVSVEAGLGLLASVHRGGENGSGTAFLTALDLRQLTLDERVRLTHRSLREILSQHCCSRTAFLTRMQRCAQQKEEYVLLHRALKQAHATALKYLNRAAQAMDGILAGDCGSPKQAGISSTSLSSLLFTGDTPSQQHLLRLLQTTTPSVVQVSSTQVFVLEARSLNLAEALTLPELEALEVVEAVLRPPPLCASATTFSRTAPPSSLSTVHISPCLLVVMKSLHLLEANANSLVASVTHQLCVCLDALHAGPVPALIWSFTEDVRDIPPALLARVGAQYERLATTTAEDRTAYLTRRVTRLPLALSLPQAVCHTAAVSVAESTAHWTVDQLVRLRDADLVLMLPSIPVPTEKVSDGASGLSMRPHEQQKRGVEVQEVQGGVPATSTTAMVARRPEPPPFDVYSRLYGIEEAICTVEELIVWPLTHLLLLRELAIPCATGVLLCGPSGSGKTALLSCLRRRLQLPDARHIHVMSVDGLSLIQKEVGHSEKNIAQLFSTARSLAPAALFIDNLDSLAPPRGRTTAETNTTADRTLSTLLTQMDGVGGGQADRIVVVVASAPSIATLDPAVCRPGRLDVHVQLTSPPTSASAAFMKRRLREFVSHMQRRRQSDGSRVIENEARVAMLEVLEEVDQLVDEYVASVTANVGSSAEGDAALPPRPSLSPAEVTAAIREVMLTTIARIKRDDDPTQHSVTPSSNTQVVDRSSDVARAVRDAVRHLYAAA